The DNA sequence aaattttcagccatattatcgatcgttaatttttccgaaaaaaattacaacttcatccctgtatagccaccccctgtaccacgaggggcgtccgcctgtaagacaaagtcttaacccagttacaatgaatatattccaatagagaaatgtcatattactgatcagttcaaaatttcggctctatctctccgactattaggcaagctcctctttcctttaaaggagacagatagttgaacgatattttatacaatgtctatcaccgggtatggatttatttttgtccaagttttatattggtccactatttcaaatgcagttcaaacagacatatattaaattgtatgttccgttttaaattcgttcaatctgtatattaaCACGTGTGTATTTAATGTGTcttaaaatatagtaaaaaagaagaatttattaaaaacaaatcctTTCCTTAGTCCTCAGAGTCCTTCTATTAGCGTTCCTAATCAAGGCTTTTAATGACAAGTCACCAAACAGGCAGAAACACTTTTTCACGTTTGGGTAGGCAAGTTATCACAAAGACTTTTCTTTTAGTGAACATTTTAGTGTATACAGCGTTATCTTTATCTAAAAAGTTGAAATTTCGACAAAACCTGATATGATTAAACGCACACACAgtctatttatattttaaatcaatGGATCGTATCTCAAgatcattttttttgtaaaaatcccAGCTGATGTTCAATCTCGTCGTAATAGACAGCACTTATTGAAAACAAATTCTTCCCTTCGTGCTCAGAATCAAAGATCTGCAATGACAAGTCGCCAAGAAGACTCAAGAATTTTTACACGTTTGGGTGCGCCAGAGATAAACCACGAAGGATTACTCTTagtcaaaataataacaaaattgtacacaattgtaatttttttttaatgtaatttttactatATAAGATGGAACATATTAGGATATGGATGTTGTTATGCAATCATAGACTAAGTGACACAAGACTTGTTTTGAGATACAGGCAGTTTTGCAAAAGGCTTTGGGAAAAATATTTAGAGTTAACTAACATTTAATGTTTGATGGTTTTACTGTAAGAAGGGGGTTATATTTTCATAAGATAAAGAGTTTAGAAGGAGATCTGTTTTGTAAAATACGAAAATGGTGCTTGgtctacttttacttttttcaaaattatatatatatatatatatatatatatatatatatatatatatatacccggtatttaggcggcacacgcccttccggtagggatctatggaggagtattaccgagccgcaagcccttatctcttgccgtactgctccaccataggccgatcagataccagtatattctagactaagccgcagattcatttttagaattttaaactgctgcgttagcctttttgttttctgtcaccgagctggggatcgaactgacatctctcgcagtgaagcgaaggagaagccagccgcccagcccgcttggctatccgatcgaccttttttcaaaattaagaaGCTAAAAGACTATGAGCCAAATGGTCACTTGGTCTACAATTGAAAAATTAATATAAAGGGAATCTCAATGGGAATGGTCAAAGGGACTAAAGGCTCTAAAGGGAATGGCCAATAATATAAAATCTTAATGTTTGTAGTAAAATGTTTATTGTTTGCTATTGTCAGAGGTACAAAAGACTTATTTACAATGGCCTATTGTATCaattaaaacaagttactttttACGGCTCATCACTTCAAAATCTAAATTGCAGCCAAAACCTTCAACATCACATCCTCTGAGCTTgtgagatttttataaaattgcaGTCTTTTCGTATTAAGGAAGGAGAACATAGACTTAGGGtctgttgcgtaacaacaatacttaatatttttagtctatttttgtatcatattatttagtttatttttgtatcatactgtatattagtttagatatataaaatttctttgtactaactaataatctgtaaagcgccgttatcttgcatttaaataactttctacacaagtttctaaaaccttcatagaatcgtaacaatgaaaggattagtaTTTTCCAAATTACCCTCTGACGCATTCCAAAATTCCGCAAGTTGAGAGAAATACCTTTATCAGGTAGTTTTTATCaatgatttgaaagttaaaggtatttgaaaaataaacatatcttttaatacgTCGAGGGGTCAGGGGGGAGATTTCGGAATGTTTGTGATTGAGGGGAGAGAGTGGACATCAGTATCAGTTCAAATTCCAGCACTGAAGGAGCGTCAGGCTCTACTCGCCCCAGCGGCATATTAGTGTTTTAAAccagtcggtatattaataagttcgtgtcaatattgtatcaccgacaagtgtgtatcatatgcaagttatcggcgtttaaaatacattgtatttgtttaaatatatttgttcaaacgttcttttcgaatcttcatttttcccagttttctgggtggtccttcaaagaaatatatataaagtgaacctatttccctaaggaaaaaccttgttccccaagggaaaaaaccagcgacctatttctggtgcgtgaaacaaagccatcaggacaaaggtgtaaggacaaacacctaCATCTTCGCTCATGTTCCTTCGAACCGGACTTCTTCACATTTCAACTTCGAATCAGAGATCTTCGCATGTCTCATCTTAAAGTTAGACATCAACGCAGCATCTGCAGCATCTTCCAGTAGGACGCCTCCAGATTCCTTCATCCTGGTAGCTGATTTAACGCCTAGCATCACACTCAACAAActgtaagttttttaattttagtatcaTTTGTGAAGTGCATACTATAAACgctttttgaacatttattgaacattttcgttatttcgttattatttttataattattatatccttttacttatattttcgatttttagtgTAAATTCTCATATTTTCGCTATATCTCTGTGTTTATTACTATTCTTctgttttttcaatttaaagatcaAATTCTTTCACATATTTCTCGCTCACTAAATCTTAATCTAATTCAATCAGCTAATCATGGATAAAACGGTTGATGATATTGTTAAAGTAAAAGATGATCTTGTTAAGGCAAGAGGTCGAAGTAAAGCTTCGATAACTAGATTGGAGAACTggtttaaagaaaatgaaaaaagtaatatttcaaaaaatgaattaatttttagAAAAGAATATCTATCAAAAGTTTTTGACAAATATCTCGAGGTTCAAAATGAATTAGAGACAATAGATGATGAATTTTCTGTTGACATGGCAGACGTAGAAGACAGATTTTTAACGTTAGGATCAGCtctaaagaataaaattaatacaatttcAGTAAATTCTGTTGTGAGCACCTCAGCTCAACAAAATCATTCAAATAACCATCATATCCGCCTACCGGAAATAAAAATTCCACATTTCGATGGAAATATAGCAAATTGGCCTAGTTTTATCGAGATGTTTACCAAACTTATCGTAGATGATTTAAATCTTTCAGATATTgaaaaactaatttatttaaaatcaattcTCAAGAACGAGCCTCTACAACTAATTGAAAATTTGGAAGTTGTAGGCTCAAATTTTTCCGTTGCGCTCGATACACTTAAGAATAGATttgaaaacaaatgtttaataattaacacttatttaaaataacttttgaacgttccttcattaacaaaaaatactgcTCAAAACTTGCGAGAATTCTTAACTcacataaaaaagaatttaagtgcgctaaataatttaaatatctccGACAATCTTgcagatttaattttaattcatatattcacacaaaaattagattttaatatgaAACGATCCTTTGAATCCGAAAGAGATTTCAACGAACTTCCTACAATAGAtgagtttttgaattttattgaaaAGAAATGTAAGATATTGGAAAATTTGATCTTTGAAGAGAAAACAGTTTATAAATCAAAACCGTCTCTTCATATTTCTATAAATAATAGAGATACATCTTTTAAATGTTTCGTATGCAATTCTAACTCACATAAAGTATACTCttgccaacaatttttaaatttgtccGCTCAAGAGCGTAtgcaaaaagtaaaaaacaaaggTTTTTGTCTCAATTGCTTTGCTAGTGGTCATATGTCTAATTCTTGTTCCTCATCTTCGAATTGCAAAACCTGCAATAAAAGACATCACTCTTTGCTTCACATTTCGCACCCGTCGGAAAATATTTCACGGCAAAGTTCGTATAGATCGAATTCTGAAAGTCAACCCGCCCAAAATCAATTTGTTCGGAATTCACGTCATCAACGTCCAAATCAGCATTCGTCTCAATTCACTTCGGAGGATATTCATGCAAATTCGCAGAACAACTCTGTTCCAAATGCAATTCCGCAAGGTTTACCAGATACGCAAAATCTTCCAGGGCCGAGCAATATTTCGTCCCACTCTGTATATTCGAACAATCTGCAAATCTTACTCGCAACTGCTTTGGTAACTGTTTACGATGTTGAAAACAATCCCATCTCTGTTTGTTGTTTAACAGACTCCGGTAGCCAAGTTTCGTTCATAATAGACAGGTTAGCCAAAAGAATTTGTTATTCACCCTATACCAGAAATCTTCAAATATCAGGTATAGCTCAAACTTCTTCTGTTTCAAACAAGATGGTAGAccttaaaatatattcaaacacATATCCTGGTAAAAACTTTAATCTGTCCTGTGCTGTCCTCGAAAGCATTACGTGCCAGCATCCACAAGTCGCGctggatttaaatttattaaaaataccaaaaaatataaaacttgcaGACCCACATTTCTGTACCCCGTCGGACGTAGACATGCTTTTAGGAGCTGATATTTATTTTGACCTAGTTACTTACGGCTTAATAAAATTAGGCCCCAACCTTCCTattcttcaaaacactcatttggGTTATATTGTAGGTGGAAATATCCCATACTCTCGTTATACAATGTTAGGATCAAACGCGACTCCTTCAAAGAATAATGCTCACTCACATTATTCAAATATTTCGTTACACGTACAAACTGCTGATCTTGCTtctcttttaaagaatttttggGAAATAGAAGAGACTAAACCGCTCACTTCTATTCATGCAAAAACATTAACTCCCTCAGAACAGCGAGCTGAGGACATATTCAAATCTTCACTAACAATTCTTCCTAGTGGCAGATTTCAAGTAGACCTACCTCTGAAGACTCCTaatgaatatcaaaaattaagTGAATCATTTCATTTGGCAAAAAGACGTTTTTTCAATCTTGAAAAAAGGCTTAACAAATCAGACGAGTTACGGCATCTGTACACAGAATTCATATCAGAATATGTTTCTTTAGGGCATTGTAAATACGTTCCCCTTTCTAAGCTTAATGAATCGTCCGAACATAAGTTTTTTCTCCCACATCATTGTGTTTTCAAGCATGATAGCTTAACTACTCGACTCAGGGTTGTATTTGATGGATCAATGAAATCAACTTCAAATGTGTCTCTCAACAATATTATGCTCAAAGGTTATACTGTACAACCTGATTTGTTTGAAATTCTAATTCGCTTTAGACTTTACAAATATACTCTTATCGCCGACATCGAAAAGATGTTTAGGCAAATAAGAATTAACCCAAAACAGACATTTCTACTAAACATTATGTGGCGCAATTCCCCGCAAGAAGAATTAAAATGTCTAGAACTTCAGACCGTGACCTACGGCACAAACTCAGCTAGTTTTTTAAGTACTAGGTGTCTTAAAGAGTTGGCAGttcgaaataaagaaaaatacctaTTAGCTGCTGATGCTCTAGAAAATTCTTGTTATGTAGATGATATTTTACATGGTGCAAATGATATCGAGACTTTGTACAAGACTTATAAGCAACTTTCTACGAGTCTAAATTCCGCTGGGATACCACTCCATAAATGGAGTTCTAATTCTTCCGAGTTTCTCGACTCTATTTCCTCTGAATCTCAAAAATCTAATTATGTAATAAAACCCGACAATTCGTCAAATAAAGTTCTTGGAATATGTTGGAATTCTCAGTCTGACATGTTCTCTATCTCTCTTCCTGACATTTCTAGTGAACCAAAATACACAAAAAGAGAAGTTCTATCAATTATCTCTTCTATTTTTGATCTTCTTGGTCTAATAAATCCGATTACTGTATCTGCCAAGTTgttaatgcaaaaaatttggataTGTAACTTAAATTGGGATGACAAACTCACAGGAGAAATTTCATCAGAATGGTTGAATTTTCTAGCTCACATTCCTGATCTTGCAAAACTCACAATCTCTAGACCTCTGCTCAATCCGCTCAATATTTCTCGAATTGAAATCCATGGTTTCTGCGATGCAAGTATGAAGGCATATGGCGCTTGTATTTATTTACTGGTTTTACATGAAAATGGAATCGTTTCATGCAACTTAATTACTTCAAAGAGTCGTGTAGCTCCGCTAAAAACCATTTCCCTACCCAGACTTGAATTATTAGGGGCTGTTTTGTTTTCTACCCTGATTTCAAATATCTTTCTTATTATTTCACCAAAGGTTTCTTCCATAGCTTCGGTTAGGCTCTGGACAGACTCCCAAATTGTACTTGCATGGATAAATTCTCACCCTTCTCGTTGGTCAATCTTTGTAGCAAACCGTATAACTCAAATACAGGAGTTAACGCGAACTTATTTATGGAATCACGTAAGTTCTAAAGATAACCCAGCAGATATTCTGTCTCGCGGTACCACACCGGCCCTGCTGGTAGACAATACATTATGGTGGCATGGGCCCCATTTTCTAATGAACCCAACCactaaatttaatgaatttgttCCAAATATTGATATAACAGATATCCCTGAAATAAAAGCCACTTTACACGCTGTAAATAATTCGAAACCTACTCTATATACAACTTTTTGTAAATTCTCATCTTTCAGTCGGTTACAAAGAGTAATTGCATATTGCAATAGGTATATTTACaatcttaaaaataaagaaaacaaaagaaatggTGTACTTTCGGCTTCCGAATTAATAGAAGCCGAGCAGAGAATAGTTAAAATCATTCAACTAACATTCTTTCAATCAGAATTTAAAGACTTAAAGcatcaaaaaacaataaaaaataaggcTATCTTAAAATTGAATCCATTTATAGACGCATCTGATTTAATAAGAGTTGGTGGACGACTTCGCAATGCAAATGTTTCGTATAATCAAAAATTTCCACTTCTTCTTCCTACAAAATTCCAGGTAGTTAGATCGTTACTTGAAAGAGAACACATTCGCCTATTGCACACAGGCCCTCAAAATACATTGTCAAATATTAGACTCACTTATTGGCCTCTTGATGGACTGAGAGAAATCAAGAGGATCATCTACAAATGTAAGAACTGTTACAGATTTAACGCAAGACCAGCTCATCAAATAATGGCCGATCTACCCAAAGAACGGTTTCAGGTCTGTCGACCATTCACAAATGTCGGCATCGACTACGGGGGCCCATTTCAAATACAATCTTCAAAACTGCGACGTGCTCCCATTTGTAAGGCTTATATAGCAGTATTCGTATGCCTCGTCACTAAGGCAGTCCATATAGAGCTAGTGTCCAGTCTTAGCACCGAAGCATTCCTACTAACGTTAAAAAGATTCATTTCACGCAGAGGTATTCCTAAAACCATTTATTCGGATAATGCGTCCAACTTTCTTGGAGCTCGTAATCAGTTAAAAGAGCTTTATGACTTTTTTATGGGAACGGATGTTCTACCTACCATAAAAGAATTCGCAGCCTCAACATTAATTGAGTGGAAGTCCATTGCACCTCGATCTCCACATCAGGGTGGAATTTGGGAAGCAGCTATAAAGAGCTGCAAGTATCATTTAGTAAGGATGATGGgcaataatatttttacatttgaggAATTAACCACTATTTTGGCTCAAATAGAAGCTGTTTTAAATTCACGACCCCTCTGTCCATTGTCAGACAGTCcaaatgatttttcttttctaaccCCCGCTCATTTTCTCATTGGAAGCAGCATGACTTCCTATCCAGAAAAAGATATCTCGACAAAATCCGAAAATAGTTTATCACTGTGGCAGAAATGCAGCAAAATTCAGCAGCATTTCTGGAAATGTTGGTCTAGGGATTATTTAAATCGCCTCCAAAATAAGCCCAAATGGTTTCTGCCCCAAGAAAACATTAAAGTCGATGATCTTGTACTCCTAATCGATGATAACGCTCCTCTAAAATGGCCACTGGCAAGAGTAATCGAAACACTGCCAGGTAAAGACGGCAGGGTTAGAACTGTAAAACTAAGAACTAAAGACGGAACATTTATAAGATCTGTTGTTAAAGTATGTCCTTTACCCCATACTCATTTAGATGTAGGTCACATCAACGGGGGGACtatgttgcgtaacaacaatacttaatatttttagtctatttttgtatcatattatttagtttatttttgtatcatactgtatattagtttagatatataaaatttctttgtactaactaataatctgtaaagcgccgttatcttgcatttaaataactttctacacaagtttctaaaaccttcatagaatcgtaacaatggaaggattagtattttccaaattaccctctgacgcattccaaaattccgcaagttgagacaaatacccttatcaggtagtttttatcaattatttgaaagttaaaggtatttgaaaaataaacatatcttttaatacgTCGAGGGGTCAGGGGGGAGATTTCGGAATGTTTGTGATTGAGGGGAGAGGGTGGACATCAGTATCAGTTCAAATTCCAGCACTGAAGGAGCGTCAGGCTCTACTCGCCCCAGCGGCATATTAGTGTTTTAAAccagtcggtatattaataagttcgtgtcaatattgtatcaccgacaagtgtgtatcatatgcaagttatcggcgtttaaaatacattgtatttgtttaaatatatttgttcaaacgttcttttcgaatcttcatttttcccagttttctgggtggtccttcaaagaaatatatataaagtgaacctatttccctaaggaaaaaccttgttccccaagggaaaaaaccagcgacctattactggtgcgtgaaacaaagccatcaggacaaaggtgtaaggacaaacacctaCATCTTCGCTCACAAAGATCTGCAATGACAAGTCGCCAAGAAGACCCAAGAATTTTTACACGTTTGGGTGCGCCAGAGATAAACCACGAAGGATTACTCTTagtcaaaataataacaaaattgtacactattgtaattttttttaatgtaatttttactatATAAGATGGAACATATTAAGATATGGATGTTGTTATGCAATCATAGACTAAGTGACACAAGACTTGTTTTGAGATACAGGCAGTTTTGCAAAAGGCTTTGGGAAAAATATTTAGAGTTAACTAACATTTAATGTTTGATGGTTTTACTGTAAGAAGGGGGTTATATTTTCATAAGATAAAGAGTTTAGAAGGAGATCTGTTTTGTAAAATACGAAAATGGTGCTTGgtctacttttacttttttcaaaattaagaaGCTAATAGACTATGAGCCAAATGGTCACTTGGTCTACAATTGAAAAATTAATATAAAGGTAATCTCAATGGGAATGGTTAAAGGGACTAAAGGCTCTAAAGGGAATGGCCAA is a window from the Diabrotica undecimpunctata isolate CICGRU chromosome 10, icDiaUnde3, whole genome shotgun sequence genome containing:
- the LOC140451668 gene encoding uncharacterized protein — encoded protein: MKRSFESERDFNELPTIDEFLNFIEKKCKILENLIFEEKTVYKSKPSLHISINNRDTSFKCFVCNSNSHKVYSCQQFLNLSAQERMQKVKNKGFCLNCFASGHMSNSCSSSSNCKTCNKRHHSLLHISHPSENISRQSSYRSNSESQPAQNQFVRNSRHQRPNQHSSQFTSEDIHANSQNNSVPNAIPQGLPDTQNLPGPSNISSHSVYSNNLQILLATALVTVYDVENNPISVCCLTDSGSQVSFIIDRLAKRICYSPYTRNLQISGIAQTSSVSNKMVDLKIYSNTYPGKNFNLSCAVLESITCQHPQVALDLNLLKIPKNIKLADPHFCTPSDVDMLLGADIYFDLVTYGLIKLGPNLPILQNTHLGYIVGGNIPYSRYTMLGSNATPSKNNAHSHYSNISLHVQTADLASLLKNFWEIEETKPLTSIHAKTLTPSEQRAEDIFKSSLTILPSGRFQVDLPLKTPNEYQKLSESFHLAKRRFFNLEKRLNKSDELRHLYTEFISEYVSLGHCKYVPLSKLNESSEHKFFLPHHCVFKHDSLTTRLRVVFDGSMKSTSNVSLNNIMLKGYTVQPDLFEILIRFRLYKYTLIADIEKMFRQIRINPKQTFLLNIMWRNSPQEELKCLELQTVTYGTNSASFLSTRCLKELAVRNKEKYLLAADALENSCYVDDILHGANDIETLYKTYKQLSTSLNSAGIPLHKWSSNSSEFLDSISSESQKSNYVIKPDNSSNKVLGICWNSQSDMFSISLPDISSEPKYTKREVLSIISSIFDLLGLINPITVSAKLLMQKIWICNLNWDDKLTGEISSEWLNFLAHIPDLAKLTISRPLLNPLNISRIEIHGFCDASMKAYGACIYLLVLHENGIVSCNLITSKSRVAPLKTISLPRLELLGAVLFSTLISNIFLIISPKVSSIASVRLWTDSQIVLAWINSHPSRWSIFVANRITQIQELTRTYLWNHVSSKDNPADILSRGTTPALLVDNTLWWHGPHFLMNPTTKFNEFVPNIDITDIPEIKATLHAVNNSKPTLYTTFCKFSSFSRLQRVIAYCNRYIYNLKNKENKRNGVLSASELIEAEQRIVKIIQLTFFQSEFKDLKHQKTIKNKAILKLNPFIDASDLIRVGGRLRNANVSYNQKFPLLLPTKFQVVRSLLEREHIRLLHTGPQNTLSNIRLTYWPLDGLREIKRIIYKCKNCYRFNARPAHQIMADLPKERFQVCRPFTNVGIDYGGPFQIQSSKLRRAPICKAYIAVFVCLVTKAVHIELVSSLSTEAFLLTLKRFISRRGIPKTIYSDNASNFLGARNQLKELYDFFMGTDVLPTIKEFAASTLIEWKSIAPRSPHQGGIWEAAIKSCKYHLVRMMGNNIFTFEELTTILAQIEAVLNSRPLCPLSDSPNDFSFLTPAHFLIGSSMTSYPEKDISTKSENSLSLWQKCSKIQQHFWKCWSRDYLNRLQNKPKWFLPQENIKVDDLVLLIDDNAPLKWPLARVIETLPGKDGRVRTVKLRTKDGTFIRSVVKVCPLPHTHLDVGHINGGTMLRNNNT